Proteins found in one Balaenoptera musculus isolate JJ_BM4_2016_0621 chromosome 4, mBalMus1.pri.v3, whole genome shotgun sequence genomic segment:
- the DYNLT2B gene encoding tctex1 domain-containing protein 2 isoform X2, with protein MSVAASFSMRTSFSAVEGLPETEKNAGESENTYILRPIFQQRFRPSVVKDCIHAVLKEELANAEYSPEEMPQLTKRLSENIKDKLKEMGFDRYKMVVQVVIGEKRGEGVFSPFCLECSPPDLSTKNLEPQPQQHGCSLFLGC; from the exons ATGTCGGTCGCCGCATCCTTCTCGATGCGCACGTCCTTCTCTGCGGTCGAAGGGTTGCCTGAGACTGAGAAGAACGCTGGGGAGTCCGAGAATACCTATATTCTGCGGCCCATTTTCCAGCAAAG GTTCAGACCCTCTGTGGTTAAAGACTGTATCCATGCTGTGCTCAAGGAGGAACTGGCAAATGCTGAATACTCTCCAGAAGAAATGCCTCAGCTCACAAAACGTTtatcagaaaatattaaagataaattaaaag aaatggGATTTGACCGATATAAAATGGTGGTGCAAGTAGTGATTGGAGAAAAAAGAGGGGAAGGTGTATT CTCACCCTTCTGTCTTGAATGTAGCCCTCCAGATCTTTCAACCAAGAACCTGGAACCCCAGCCTCAGCAG